The Anastrepha ludens isolate Willacy chromosome 2, idAnaLude1.1, whole genome shotgun sequence DNA window GAATGTACTTCGATCTTAAGATATTTTGTGGTCTCTACTCATTCCAACGACAGGAGCCGTTCGACCATATTCCGAGCCTGCAAACATTGCTGCGCAGCCTGTAGTGACAAGTGAGAATGGGCGTAAACATTCTCAGTTTGTCCTTAGAGAGGTTTATGAGATgttcaaatttcttttgattCTCCCTTCCCAGTAAGGGTTTAGCTTGGTGTACGCCTACAATTTGGTTCCTGCTGCGCCTTATAGTCTTAACACTTCCTTAATGGAAGGGCTCAAGCTCTATTGGTTTCGAGGTCGCAGTCTCTCTAGCCATGCATGATCACTGACCCATATTCACTCAAGGACTATTGACGACTTGACCTTAAAGGATGACAAGGCCTTCATTGCATCCTGACTGTCGATCCTAAAAATTGACTCGTTCACGAAGTTCCTTTTTAGAGTAATCTCTGGACTTAAACAAAGGACGTATACCTCCGCTTGAAATATACTTGGAAAGCAACCCATCGGCACCAAAGCTTCGGTTTCTTTGAAGCTATCTTTATACCAATACAGTGTGTAACTCTTCAAGAGTAGGAGTACTCTTCGCAACTAATCCGGATCAACTACTAGACTTAATGCCTATCATTAACGCGGATTAGAGGAATTTGTGATGGCAACACTGCTGCAAAATAGCAGTTAGTATCTATTGTGAATGGAAAATAATCAAACTTGTAATAAGAAGAACAAGAACGCTGAAAACAATCATTGCGGCACTAATATTCTGGAACAATAAATGAGCGCAACGCGAGtaattattttgtataattttgattttatttggtaGTTGTTAAgtttgaaaatatgtttttccaaTTACAGATGGCAAGCAGAAAGAGACGCTCAATCTGGACGGAGAAGGACGAAGAGGCGCTCATAACCAAATGGGAAGAGCACGCGTATGCTTTGCGGAGAGCGAAAAGGAATGCCCACATATATAAGGACATTGCTGTCAAAATGGCAGGCAAATACAGCGCGGAGGaagttcatataaaaataaaaaacttaacgcAGAAATATAGGTGCATTTTTCAACTAACTCTTTGTATATTACCCAATTACACACTTGCTGATTTTTGCAGAGAAGAGAAAGGCAAAATAGATCCATTAGGCGGAAGCACTTCAACTTGGAGGCACTTTTCTGCTGTGCACCGCATTGTAAGTAGTACTGCGATGCACACTGGCCCCACTATTGAGTCATTTTCAATGGTAAGAATTTATATGCCATATTATTCAGagtattttcgtaaatttacaAAGTTTGATTTTAGAATTCAAGCCAGCTGCTATCGCCTTCACCTTATTCACAGCCATCATCGTCACCGACGATAAAAGCATCGCTGTCGCCAATTATTCCCATAGACGAGGTTCCAGGGCCATCCTCACCGCTGTCGCCATTATCACCTATAGAGACTGGACTGACATCCCCGCTAGCTGCAGTTACAGGGCCATCCGTATCGGCAACTAGGAAGAGGAAAAGAAATGGTGCAATAGAAGCCATAATGAAGCAACAAACGAAATTGTTGGAGAGTGTTATTGAGGACACGAAAGCCCTAACAAACCAAATTGTTTCTGCTGTAGAGCAAAACCATTCTGCATCAGAGAGAATAATATTTCTGATCGAGAAATTAATTGATAagatctaattttgtttttttttttttaccttacttGCTGTCAATGTGAGTGTTCAGTTAATGCTTTAAGTTCTTGATGATCTCATGTACGGGGTAGTGTTAAGCTTTTGTGAtattaagaattaaattaaaaaacaccgCTATTTATAAGGCACGAAAATTTCCTACTAAAATTAAAGGACTCCGCTGAATTTGTACTTACTAGCTATTGcgctattgttgctgttgtagcagcataaacattcctcatacatatatggggaatgctgctgaagtgacagtccttggccggatataaatccttgttgttgttgttgtagcataaacattccccatacttacatacggagaatgctgctggagtggcagtccttggccggataaatCTGCCGTGGAAACGATAatatatatatccaataaatccATGTATTGTGATTCTGTTGATTTTGTGCCGATACCATTTCCGCTGCGTCCTGCATCCATGTGGAAggtaattcataatttttcccttttaaaaaattacgtaGAATACAGCATGCATGTATTtttgtgttaatattttttagaccTATTTGGAGGCATTAGTCGATTTTTCTAAATCGAGCTTTAAGTTGGCCGAATGCATTCTCTACTATACGGTGACATCAGGACAGACTTATCCACAATAGCTGAATTAGCCAATATGGAAAAGGCTTTATCAAATACAATATAAAGGCAGAATCGCCGATAAGTACTATAGCATCAACACCTCCAAAGTATTTGATATTCTACTGGAAAATATTAGCACTTTCCTTATACTTTTTCGAAGAGCTCATTTCAAAAAGATACGACCCAAAGTGAATGTACGTCAATTTCTCGCAGCAAAAGAGCGGGACTAAGCTGCTGCTGTAGCCAAATGGGTAAGTGCGTGACTATTCCTCGAAAGCGAATCTCCGTTCAGTGTGTTGAATTTAGCAATTCCCTTACATAGCGGTGATCTCACAAACGGTGGAATACCCTGGCGTTTTGTGGGTTTTCATCCCTTCATCATCAGTTTCATCTTTAGTTTTTGTTCGCATTCCAGAGATATTCTGGTAATGaagattaaatatttcattattggAATTTTTTGCCCCAGCTGGACGGAGGATAAGGTGGAATCACTCCAGCACCTTCTTTCCATCACGGGGTTAAGATTTTGAAATCTTAAACTTTTCTTTGTGTACCGCTGGTCTGttaatgtaaaaattatccaataACTTAATTTCCGAGGATTCGCACTCAaagagtaaaatataaaaaaaaaatacatgaacACAAAACCGGTaacaattttaaagttttacgaACTGGTGATTAAATTCTAAGGggggaaaaaagttaataaccAAGAAGTACAAGCATAAAAACACAAGATCCTTTCATTGCTTTCGATTTATATTTCGGAAACTGCAGCAACGGTGACTGGAGGTTACGGTTCAGAAGTATATACCTCTATATCAATGGCCGATTTCTGTTTAATATacgattcaaataaattttacctAAAATACATTTACTTGCTTTCTCCATTTTAATCACCATTTTTGATTAGATTTAGAACTTTGACTcatttcgcaaattttaattcgtggtTATTTTTACTTAGCGATCAgatgtttttctcacttgcaaattcttacaagtaaaaatttatccagtaaaaacttgcaacttcccttCATCATTTACTCTCTCACTTCTCCTACTTTACAAGTTTTTTGAATACATGAACACGAAAACTTGAAAACAATTGTTACTAATTATTCGCTTCCCGAACAGACCTAATCAGCCGTAagacaagtccttctccacttgatctttccaacgcagaggaggccttcctcttactCTGCTACCTCATTTcactcacttggtgtgtccaactggcgccggttagcacgagaaagaaacgactggggcGCTTTATTAGACTCGGTCAAAagcacgtaagcggttatcgcgccaattaagaagaagaagtaagtatttttccacattttcgCAAGATACTGCTACTGCATTATTAGTATTTATCacaatatacctatatgtatattccGATtgatgctaatttttttttcctttctataTGTTTAATAAAACCTGCTTACAAAACTTCTAAATTCATAAAGAGTTGATGCGTACACTTTACCATCTTCTTGCCGCCACaattgaatagctcagccggtagtCCGTCGCTCTGCTGTTCCTTAGCTAACAAGGGTTCCGTCTATAACCTAGGCATGATCTGGACGTATTATCCACCTGTCTACTATATACTATGCATTCTTCGACtcctaaattttttgtttttttgggaaTATAGAACGTCAACTTCGAAAGGTTTAATCTTTCAAGGACATATGACTACACTTAATCAAATGAAAAATGGTTAATATTTCTAGGAAGTTTATACAAGACCCTCTTCAAGTTCTTTTCGTGAGTTCATCCGCTTTTTTCTTGTCCTCAATCACCTCTGCTATTTAGGTTGGTGCTCCCCTTGAACAAGCGTTGTACAACAGTTTACTCAGCTGTTGCGCCGTCAACGTTTGGAAACGGAGACAAGTAGCTTTGAATTTTACATTAGAAAAAGCAAATCAATTTTAAATCTCGATTGTgcgtttataaattatttgtttcaaagttcaaaaagcaaaatttgtagTGCgccaaaagtttaaaaaattaaaaaaaattaaatgtaatagaGCTAAACCATAgcaaaaagaacaacaacatcGCATATAGTTGTTAGTTTATGGAAAGCGGTTTCCATACTGGAGAGCAAAAGCTAGAACAGCAGCAGCATACTGTGTCGATTGAAAAGGAAACTTTAACTAGTTTTGCGATCGATCATCGTACGCCACTGAATAGTCAACAACGTTTGATTCCACTGACACGGCAAGTTGTTAAGTTAATGATGGATTTTAACGGCTCCCATTCGAGCACTAGTATATCGGGGAAGAACTTTTACAACACATTTTCTATAACGAGTTTGGTGCGCGAagaagtacaaaatattttgcaagaaCTATGCGTCACCGATCAGTTTATACGCAAGGAGGATATCGATGCGTTTATAGAGCGCTGCCTACGAGAAAAAGTGCAAATCGAGAGCAAGAGTCCAACGGCCAGTGTTGAGTCCTTGCCAGTTGATAATACAGAGATTGAGGTGACTGTTGAAATGTTAAACGAGACAGACAAGAACAAATTAATCGTTGAGAACTTTCAAATATTGGAGCAACGCATTACCAATTTGGAGGAACGCATTTCAACGGTGCTGCAGACTGTGCCAAAATTGCGTCATTTACAAGCGAagaaattcaaaatcaatacggAAGTCATACGCGAGGAACTGCGTAATGTCATGCAGAAAATGACCGAAGATGATCCTATAAAAACATCGACGACCATTGAATTGCGGACTACAACCGATACTGATGTTAACGAGAGCGAAACAACGCCAATATTAAGTGTCGTCGAAACAGACACGATTCCTTCAGAAAAGATTACCAATCCATATGACGATTTGTACTATGTACACCGTCAAAATGCCATGAATATattgaattacaaaaaatcaaacgcTACGATGGAGCTTAATCAACGATTACATTTAAGTCCACACATTAAGCCAATCACCACAGATTTAAAGGATACCAgatacaagcaaaaacaaaagccaaAATTCATTACAAAGTAGTCGATTTAAAAATAGCATTGGAAACATCTCAAATCcgcaatattaaaattaaatgttaatttaTTACACAACAGCAATGtgaaaagcaaaatataaaaatgcaaaccgccaaaaattccaatgcaatctatgtaggtatatatatgtttataaaatagtaaatgtgtggtcgtgtgtgtatgtgaagtTTTTGAGTTTTACTACAATGTAACATCTTTTAATACAGTATCGCTTATATTGAATAAATCATCTTCATCGGCTGCTAGCTCTAGCGGCTTCGGACATTTCGTCGATTGTGCTCGCACAGCAGTATTGATAATATTCCGATCGTTTTCCTCGTgtgatttacttttttcttgaCCCTCGGTCATTAATATGTATCTGGTGGAAAATTCTAAAACTTGGACAGAGGTCATATGCTCATCAGGTTTCTATAATATAGGGAAGAATGAAGAAGCAATGGGTTATGATTTTGCTAAATTaagtatgtaaatttataaatttgatgaaaaagtaTCGCTTCGTGGCTAAAAGAATAATCATTacgagcgaaaaataaaaaacaatctaTAGATTTTATACCTAACTTGTTCAttcattaattatatttaataatactaaTTCTAATTTGTATGCTTTTGCTCGCCTTGTAGTTAATTGATGTAACGGATAACAGCCACTTGACTTAACCTAAcagtataaaacatttttttttgaagtgttgtaaaatgtacacaaattaaatttaatttgcttcGATGGGCgatcaaaatcgcgtaagcagttatcgcacCCATCAAAAAGAAGCAGAATATGGGAAGAGGAAATTCACTAACAACAGCTGAAATTATCGTTGTCcttaatttgcacaaaatagGCATCCGAATTTAGTGGCATCGCCGagaacataaatataaatcatAAGACAATCTATAATTTACTAAAATAACctcaaaaaatgagcaaaagagGGTTTACATATGTTGAGAATTACATCCCCAGAAGCCTTCCACAAATGTTTATGGGACATGATCTATGCTGTTACAAGccataaatcaaagaaaaagaaGGTTTTTGAGTGAAATATAATGAACCCTTTTGTAACACTCGACGGAATAATCCACGAGCAAAAACTCTCTTATTATCATCAAGAGCAGAATAGTCCGCGCGTACAAAAACTATCTCTTATAACGGAATGATccgcaataaattatttttttttttgttgaagtttgTAATATTCTTTATCATTACAACAAACAGTAAAAGTCTTGTCGACGAAAGATATTTTGAGTACATCGCGCATTTCGAGCGGTGATGCAAACGAGTTGATCCGACATTGTCGTAATCCGTTTTGGAgacaaaagaaataaacttttgaatacaaaaaaataataataataaaaattacgaTTAAAACTGTGTGCGGCACACTTACATCAAagcaaatttcattttcctccaTTGTGACATCATTCAATTTGAGTATTGGACTTTCAACGTATTCAACTGGTGCCGTCACAAGCGGATCCAGTCGGCCAGATGGACTGGTACTCATATTTGCGATATTCAGCGAATCGTCTTGGACTTTTTGCACAGCTGATAGTCGCCTTGCGTAAAAAGCTTTCGCTTTCGTTCCACCACTTCCACTGCTACTACTTATCGTTTCCAGTAGCTGAGTGCGCGCGATGCGAGTTCGCTCGTTGGAACCAAAAGGTGTATAGGGAGATGTGCTGGCACAATGTTGACCACTGGGATACAGTCCACTGGTAACATCTGTTGACCGATCAAtactattatttaaaatttcactaATATTATgagtttttattgctttttcagATACAACAGCCGCTTCAGATTCCAAATCATTACGAAGGATGCTTTGACGTTCCCGCCAGTTTGCGCTTAGTAATGATGTCGACAAAGATGTGTTTTGAGCAGTTTTGCGTTGCACACGCGCAGTGCCTTTATGAATGGTACGTAATAGCTGCATGGAGTCTATAATACGTGATTTGTTCAAAGTATTATTCATTTCAACTGAAGTATCTTTAGTTGTGTGCTTTCGTGCGGAACGCGgtaaaactgaaaatttaaattcataaacattttttttacttaagaaTATATGAATCAAAAGCTTGTTTTACCTGAAATATTTCCACAAAATGAGTCGGTAGCAAATTTTGAGTGTATATCGGCGAATAGTGGTAAACGTATATTATCGAGACGACCGCAGATCATCGCTTCCAATTTGATTGGTGGCGTGCAAACGTACTTCATCATGAGCGAGCTGCATTCATCGTTGATTTTTCTCAACGCTTCTGTACGCTGACTAGAGCGCTCTTTTATTTGAGAATTTAGTGACATCTGGAAACGGGTAATCTGCGTTTCTATTTgttgaaactcattttttagCGCTGTTAACTCTGCTGTGACTAACCCGCCACAGCTCCTCGTCTGTTCCACTTCGCTGAAGGCATTTTCTAAAATCGGTTGAATTTTAGTAAACGCAATTATGAGTTCACTTAAATTGACATCAACCAAGGATTTGGCGGTGGGGTGCAGAAATACTTCTACAAAAGACAACAGAATAAAAATGATAATCGCGGATTAAATCGTATTTAAATATAATGGGATGCTAGAGTTAACTAAataatgtatgtttgcattacTTATTTTACCTAAGTTGTCTTTATTTCCCGCAGGCATAACATCACCAATCTTCTGTATTGCCTGTTGTACACGGCCTTTATCGTACTTCATTTCGGCCTCTTTCAGTTGAAAATTCTCCATCAGCTCGTTTAATTCGACAAGCGGTTTCTCTAATTTACGCATCATTTCAGTCTTTTTGACAAATTTCTCTTGGTGTAATTCAAGATTCGATTTCTCAAACAGGACGAAGAACTGATCATTGCATATTTGCGTTCTGTTTTTGCCAGTTTCTCTGGCCAACGcatcaaataaattattcaattgcTGAGTTTTGTGACGTAATTGCACTATCTGCTCTTCGACATTACTAATATAGGCTGAAGCATAAGCCTTGAAAAACGTATTTTGCCTTTGCATGCGTTTTAAATTTAGATCTGTTACTTGCCCAGCTTCAACTTCTGCGGTCAATATTTTCTCTCGATATCTAATCTGCTCTTGCACTATAAATGCCACAAATTCCAATAGAAATAGGATGAATTTTTTACCGCCAGGCATTACAACTAAGTATGATTTAATGTCACCCCAACGTAGTTTGTGTTTTTcgtttaaatatttcaagtaCTCCACTGTGCTTGTCCGAAAATTCGCTTCTGAGCGTTTATCTGTTATGGGCcaataaaaacgttttttgaACTCAACCGCATCCAGCAAACAAAACAGATAGTGCATTACGTGAAAAAATGCCACAGGATTTGGTTTTATAAACATTTCTTCGTTTAGACATTTTCGAAGATCATCTGTGAGTGGATGCAACAGACCCAACCCGCGCAgtttcttaaacaatttttcactgagatCTCGCTCCTCTGCGCGCTGCACGGCGATAATTGTGCGATCCATTGCTATAAACAGTTGACCTACACATTCAATTTATACTTGTTAGCGGTCGAAAATTCTATATAATTgtgaaaataccatttttaatatatatttcgtttcatataatttttactaTGACCTCTTCTAAATTTAATGGCACTTTCAAATTGGAATTTGTTCtaaaagttattcacaagaCTGAATACTATTGTGAATGTTAGcacaaatttgtaaattgaTCGATTAAGTGTtgataaatgaaaaaatcgaatcaattttttttttattgcacatcCTTTTCATGTCGAATCAAGAATGAAGTTGCTCAATTAGCCTTGGGTTAattgatagaaacaagattgcgccctcagaattcgctgtgtcgtatgagcccatgaataaacaacaaaaagcaaggggaattacttgtttgtgaaaagGAAGAGCAATGAAAAGAATCAAATACAAGAAATTattagcacacacatacattttcttgtcacggcgtcttccgcataaaaacgcaaacaaactgcatttggaggctttctattaattttttgctttcaacaTCCCCCACACATATACGGGgggtgctgctggagtgacagacCTTGCCCGGATAAATAGCAAATCTGGGTCATAGAACCGACAGTCGGGGAATGTGAATCCAATTGTATTTTATACTTCAGAAGAACAGCATCAATGATATCAGGTACATTCCAATCCTGCCAGATTTTGCtgactaaaattttcaaagcacaaaCTTCATTTTCCTCAAGTAAACGAATGCgatttgaaataatttcaagCTACTTGTACAAGTTGTTTATCGCGGGAACACTCTTCAATTGTTAAACCGACTTAGGGCGAGTCTGGTTTACAGTGCCGGTTTGACTCTGGTGaactttttaaatcaaatttaagcatgggaaatttcttatttatacTTCGTTTAATTGGAAAGTCCAGTTAACAAAATTCAGCGCAGTGATACCAACACTGAAAAACTGACCCTAATTGGAGCAATATATGTGGGTTTCACAATTTTAGCATCCACCATCGAAGTGAGTTGGCAGGCCACTTGCTGTGCATTTACacgttttagttttgtttttcatttttctcggATTTGATTTGACTCCTGAGACGTTGGCtgcaagttattttattttcaagacACCGTCGCAAAGGAAACGcctataaatgttttttttttttatttgaaagcacTTCTTGTCGCAGCTGAAATCAGAGGCTTAAGTTTAACAAATATTGCCTATCGTGCTGAACGAAAAATGTAAACAAGCTGATGGCTCATTACAATAGTTTGAATGTACTGGCAAAACGGCTCCAACGTGTTGCAAACTTATGAAAAGTTGCTTGTAATTGGAGCATTATTCAGAATTCACAATATTAGCATTTAACATCAAAGCAACACTGCCCGTTATAAGTTGTCATTTTAATCACCCTGTTCTTATTTATGTGTATACGtgtatattttaaaagtttattcaatttgtaatttGTGTTTTACTTGCTTAGATATTTCATATGATCGACAGTTGTTTCTAAATCTGGTTAAATATGGAAGAAATTCAATCCACAATTAACGAAAAAGTAGCGctaattgaaaatttcattattttaagtTTACGGCGTGAAAAAGTCCACGATGGAGCTAACAAACTTCTAAAAGAAGCAAGAGCATTGCAGGAACTTATGGACAAAGTGGAAAAGGCGGTTAAAAAAGATCTATGCAAAATAGATGAAGACCATCGGCGTTTAATGACAAGAATGCAAAAGCAACAAACCGCTATTTTGCAGTACATCTTATTGGAGCGACAACGTAAATTTGAGGAAGCTACGACGAGGGAACGAGAGGTCCATGCGGCTTTCAATTCTTCGAACGTGCCTCGAACCGCTGAAAAAATGCCTATTTCTGCTTTGGAAAAATGCATGGATCGGCTTAATGTGCACTCCGTAAGCTCATGATTATGACGCCTTTATTAATCACGAATAAAATAATTATCTTCCAGACTGTAACTCCTAAACTTACACTCAGCAGTTATAAAGAATCACCACTTGTGAAGCAAAGGCAGATTAATCCTATACCTTTCACTTTCCTCGATTTTGAATACCACATAACATCGGAACAATTTGAGTCGATACCAAAGTAAGTTGCCTTatgatatatgtacaaacatgaTATATTGCAAACAtcgaattttttagctttttaacttttaatttaaaccTGCCTTGCGAGTAATAAGTGCTGGAAAGTTGATGCTTTATCTAAGGGTAAAAATTTGTGACAAATCTTTCCTCCATAGTTATAATTggtaaatttactaaaacttgGATAATCATCATAAGCAAtcttttgtgttgttgttgttgtagcagtatcttcgccctgtcagtgtagtgtaatcaccggtcgtcttcgtctagctcatctaacggtaggcccaggaaactagctgtttcgacgggttgggtccagaggcagagaggtgttagatgag harbors:
- the LOC128855335 gene encoding spindle and kinetochore-associated protein 1-like codes for the protein MEEIQSTINEKVALIENFIILSLRREKVHDGANKLLKEARALQELMDKVEKAVKKDLCKIDEDHRRLMTRMQKQQTAILQYILLERQRKFEEATTREREVHAAFNSSNVPRTAEKMPISALEKCMDRLNVHSTVTPKLTLSSYKESPLVKQRQINPIPFTFLDFEYHITSEQFESIPKYMRGRESVDELRGFLDNVVVPSFNKKYQLIHRQRSTVRNRHDLELWKVYNQQAAYVPGRNFITPGDISQQINKMLDKKQQNRIVMLRHLGVLQEQRVGQTVCYIWNADSR
- the LOC128855336 gene encoding uncharacterized protein LOC128855336 is translated as MSATRMASRKRRSIWTEKDEEALITKWEEHAYALRRAKRNAHIYKDIAVKMAGKYSAEEVHIKIKNLTQKYREEKGKIDPLGGSTSTWRHFSAVHRIVSSTAMHTGPTIESFSMNSSQLLSPSPYSQPSSSPTIKASLSPIIPIDEVPGPSSPLSPLSPIETGLTSPLAAVTGPSVSATRKRKRNGAIEAIMKQQTKLLESVIEDTKALTNQIVSAVEQNHSASERIIFLIEKLIDKI
- the LOC128855329 gene encoding augmin complex subunit dgt6 encodes the protein MDRTIIAVQRAEERDLSEKLFKKLRGLGLLHPLTDDLRKCLNEEMFIKPNPVAFFHVMHYLFCLLDAVEFKKRFYWPITDKRSEANFRTSTVEYLKYLNEKHKLRWGDIKSYLVVMPGGKKFILFLLEFVAFIVQEQIRYREKILTAEVEAGQVTDLNLKRMQRQNTFFKAYASAYISNVEEQIVQLRHKTQQLNNLFDALARETGKNRTQICNDQFFVLFEKSNLELHQEKFVKKTEMMRKLEKPLVELNELMENFQLKEAEMKYDKGRVQQAIQKIGDVMPAGNKDNLEVFLHPTAKSLVDVNLSELIIAFTKIQPILENAFSEVEQTRSCGGLVTAELTALKNEFQQIETQITRFQMSLNSQIKERSSQRTEALRKINDECSSLMMKYVCTPPIKLEAMICGRLDNIRLPLFADIHSKFATDSFCGNISVLPRSARKHTTKDTSVEMNNTLNKSRIIDSMQLLRTIHKGTARVQRKTAQNTSLSTSLLSANWRERQSILRNDLESEAAVVSEKAIKTHNISEILNNSIDRSTDVTSGLYPSGQHCASTSPYTPFGSNERTRIARTQLLETISSSSGSGGTKAKAFYARRLSAVQKVQDDSLNIANMSTSPSGRLDPLVTAPVEYVESPILKLNDVTMEENEICFDKPDEHMTSVQVLEFSTRYILMTEGQEKSKSHEENDRNIINTAVRAQSTKCPKPLELAADEDDLFNISDTVLKDVTL
- the LOC128855334 gene encoding uncharacterized protein LOC128855334, producing the protein MESGFHTGEQKLEQQQHTVSIEKETLTSFAIDHRTPLNSQQRLIPLTRQVVKLMMDFNGSHSSTSISGKNFYNTFSITSLVREEVQNILQELCVTDQFIRKEDIDAFIERCLREKVQIESKSPTASVESLPVDNTEIEVTVEMLNETDKNKLIVENFQILEQRITNLEERISTVLQTVPKLRHLQAKKFKINTEVIREELRNVMQKMTEDDPIKTSTTIELRTTTDTDVNESETTPILSVVETDTIPSEKITNPYDDLYYVHRQNAMNILNYKKSNATMELNQRLHLSPHIKPITTDLKDTRYKQKQKPKFITK